From one Halothece sp. PCC 7418 genomic stretch:
- the glgB gene encoding 1,4-alpha-glucan branching protein GlgB, translated as MSQNLTPEQVQQIVSHQHPNPFQVLGAHLIETDDQQQKWAIRAYVPHAEAVWVRLPAAREEHPMQTQHHPQFFECILDLDGKPLINYQLRIQEKERERVIYDPYAFPSPLLTEYDRYLFSEGNHHRIYEKLGAHPTTVKGVTGVYFATWAPNAQSIAIVGDFNDWEKGQHPMQKGENGIWELFIPGVEVGQCYKYIITGKNGEIEDKSDPYGFQQEVRPHTASIVTDLDTYTWGDSAWLEKRRHRDPLQSPISVYEVHLGSWLQGSVHDPPRSLQGNVSPVTMSAENQEARFLTYYELAETLIPYVKELGYTHIELLPLAEHPFDGSWGYQVTAYYACTSRYGPPQDLMYFVDQCHQNGIGVILDWVPGHFSKDIHGLALFDGTHLYEHPDPRRGEHKEWGTYVFNYARPEVKNFLVANALFWLDKYHLDGLRVDAVASMLYLDYQRQEGEWLPNEFGGRENLDAVAFLRQTNYLLFSYFPGVVSIAEESTAWPMVSWPTYTGGLGFNLKWNMGWMHDMLDYFSMDPWFRQFHQNNLTFSMWYHHSENYMLALSHDEVVHGKSHILGKMPGDEWQKFANVRCLFAFMFTHPGKKTLFASMEFGQWNEWDETTPLDWWLLEYPLHSRLKQYVGDLNNLYRQQPALYEQDFMDEGFSWIDCNDHRHSVISFIRRAQDPSDFLLVVCNFTPQPHSHYRVGVPTAGFYQEIFNSDSREYGGSNMGNLGGKWTEEWTFHEQPYSLDLCLPPLAVTIFKLDAEKTRETDSSR; from the coding sequence ATGTCCCAAAATTTGACCCCAGAACAAGTCCAACAAATTGTCTCTCATCAACATCCCAACCCCTTTCAAGTTCTTGGGGCGCATTTGATCGAAACCGACGACCAGCAGCAAAAATGGGCAATTCGCGCTTATGTTCCCCATGCAGAAGCCGTGTGGGTGCGTTTACCCGCAGCGAGAGAAGAACACCCGATGCAAACTCAGCATCACCCTCAATTTTTTGAGTGCATCCTTGATTTAGATGGAAAACCTCTGATTAATTATCAACTCCGCATCCAAGAAAAAGAACGGGAACGGGTGATTTATGATCCTTATGCGTTTCCGTCCCCTCTTCTGACTGAATATGACCGCTATCTCTTTTCAGAAGGCAATCATCACCGCATTTACGAAAAACTGGGAGCGCATCCCACAACCGTTAAGGGAGTCACAGGGGTTTATTTTGCTACATGGGCTCCAAACGCGCAAAGCATTGCTATTGTTGGCGATTTTAACGACTGGGAAAAAGGACAACATCCCATGCAAAAAGGAGAAAATGGGATTTGGGAACTGTTTATTCCTGGTGTAGAAGTGGGACAATGCTATAAATATATTATTACGGGGAAAAACGGAGAAATTGAAGATAAATCCGATCCTTATGGCTTTCAGCAAGAAGTACGCCCCCATACCGCTTCCATTGTCACTGATTTAGATACTTATACATGGGGAGATAGTGCTTGGTTAGAAAAACGCCGTCATCGTGATCCCTTACAGTCTCCCATTTCGGTTTATGAAGTCCATTTAGGATCTTGGTTACAAGGGTCAGTGCATGATCCACCGCGCAGTTTACAAGGGAACGTTTCTCCCGTAACCATGTCGGCGGAAAATCAAGAAGCAAGGTTTCTGACTTATTACGAACTTGCGGAAACGCTCATTCCCTATGTGAAAGAATTAGGTTATACCCATATTGAACTGCTTCCGCTGGCTGAACATCCCTTTGATGGATCTTGGGGTTATCAAGTCACCGCTTATTATGCTTGCACCTCTCGCTATGGCCCCCCTCAAGACTTAATGTATTTTGTCGATCAATGTCATCAAAACGGCATTGGGGTCATTCTCGATTGGGTACCTGGACACTTTTCTAAAGATATCCACGGCTTAGCCCTATTCGATGGCACGCATCTTTATGAACATCCTGATCCGCGACGAGGAGAACATAAAGAGTGGGGAACCTATGTTTTCAATTATGCCCGTCCTGAAGTTAAAAATTTTCTAGTCGCCAATGCTCTCTTCTGGCTCGATAAATATCATCTGGATGGCTTACGGGTGGATGCAGTTGCATCAATGCTCTATCTTGATTATCAACGACAAGAGGGAGAATGGTTACCCAATGAGTTTGGGGGAAGAGAAAACCTAGATGCGGTCGCATTTCTCCGCCAAACCAATTATTTACTCTTTAGTTACTTCCCTGGGGTTGTCTCCATTGCGGAAGAGTCCACCGCTTGGCCAATGGTGTCTTGGCCCACTTATACGGGCGGTTTAGGCTTTAACCTGAAATGGAATATGGGCTGGATGCACGATATGCTCGATTATTTCAGTATGGATCCCTGGTTCCGCCAGTTTCATCAAAATAATTTAACGTTTAGTATGTGGTATCACCACAGCGAGAATTATATGCTGGCGTTATCTCATGATGAGGTGGTACATGGGAAAAGCCATATTTTAGGGAAAATGCCAGGGGATGAATGGCAAAAGTTTGCGAATGTGCGCTGTTTATTTGCCTTTATGTTTACCCACCCTGGAAAGAAAACTTTATTTGCTTCCATGGAGTTTGGACAATGGAATGAGTGGGATGAAACCACCCCGTTAGATTGGTGGCTGTTAGAGTATCCTTTACATTCTCGTCTTAAACAATATGTGGGAGACTTAAATAATCTTTATCGCCAACAACCTGCGTTATACGAACAAGATTTTATGGATGAGGGTTTTAGTTGGATTGACTGTAATGATCATCGCCATAGCGTGATCTCCTTTATTCGTCGCGCCCAAGATCCGTCCGACTTTTTGCTGGTTGTTTGCAATTTTACCCCCCAACCCCACAGTCACTACCGAGTGGGTGTTCCCACCGCAGGCTTCTATCAAGAAATTTTTAATTCTGATAGTCGCGAGTATGGGGGGAGTAATATGGGAAACTTGGGGGGGAAATGGACAGAAGAATGGACGTTTCATGAACAGCCCTATTCCCTCGATTTATGCTTACCGCCTTTAGCGGTGACTATATTTAAGTTAGATGCGGAGAAAACGAGGGAAACTGACTCGTCTCGTTAG
- the pstB gene encoding phosphate ABC transporter ATP-binding protein PstB yields MQSSSVRKPQDIVLQASNVSVYYSGQCTLHNINLEIPRHNVVGLIGPSGCGKSTLLRSFNRLNDLVKGAKVTGLITLNGRNIHDEDVNPVTLRQQVGMVFQRPNPFPKSIYNNIAVGLRVNGYQGDKDELVEYSLRQVGLWDEVKDRLKKNALTLSGGQQQRLCIARAIALQPEVILMDEPCSALDPISTARVEELIRELQKDYTLIIVTHNLKQASLVCDRVAFFDLDGEEQKSGRLVEYDRTEIIFQRPSQSATQEYVTGRRMRPTL; encoded by the coding sequence ATGCAATCTTCATCAGTACGTAAACCACAGGATATTGTTTTACAAGCTAGTAATGTCTCTGTTTATTACAGTGGGCAATGCACTTTACATAATATTAATTTAGAAATTCCTCGACATAATGTTGTTGGTTTAATTGGCCCCTCTGGCTGCGGTAAAAGTACCCTTTTACGGAGTTTTAATCGCTTAAATGATTTGGTCAAAGGGGCAAAAGTGACGGGTTTAATTACCTTAAATGGTAGGAATATTCATGATGAAGACGTGAATCCTGTAACCTTACGACAACAAGTTGGGATGGTGTTTCAGCGTCCAAATCCCTTTCCGAAGTCAATTTATAATAATATTGCCGTTGGGTTAAGGGTTAATGGCTATCAGGGGGATAAGGATGAGTTAGTGGAGTATTCTCTGCGTCAGGTGGGGTTATGGGATGAAGTGAAAGATCGCTTGAAAAAAAATGCTCTGACTCTTTCTGGCGGACAACAACAAAGACTTTGCATTGCTCGCGCGATCGCGCTGCAACCAGAAGTGATTTTAATGGATGAACCCTGTTCGGCTTTAGATCCCATTTCCACAGCACGAGTGGAAGAGTTGATTCGGGAACTGCAAAAAGACTACACCCTAATTATTGTCACTCACAACCTTAAACAAGCCTCACTGGTCTGCGATCGCGTTGCCTTTTTTGATCTCGATGGGGAAGAACAAAAATCGGGACGTTTGGTGGAATATGACCGCACAGAAATTATTTTCCAACGTCCGAGTCAGTCCGCAACCCAAGAATATGTCACGGGTCGGCGGATGCGTCCTACACTTTAG
- the pstC gene encoding phosphate ABC transporter permease subunit PstC, giving the protein MSSNQADIQSQGSSWQRNLARTFTIEQWSQRALAVLGSIPVVITLAISIILLLETFLFFQDVPLWQFLTDTQWTPMFASNAQYGILVLASATFMVSVIAALTAIPIGVLGAVYLAEYATPSIRRFLKPALEALSGIPTVVFGYFALLFFTPFLRNFFPELSAFNSLSAGIIVGILITPTISSLSEDALRNVPKTIRDGAYALGFTKSEMVIKILIPAAFPGIIASITLAISQALGETMIVAIAAGQNPNLTLNPFVPVATMTAFIIQMSLGTVNFGSTAFQTIFTVGTVLFIITLALNSFGNWLTRRSQKEISGILTPKAESSEGETSTRSEAEESAFTKTLEERTKNPQEQMASQPYRLWREEAFRILALVAAFTGIVVLLVLFFDLAQRGLPRIDWQFITSFASRKADESGILAPLMGTIWLLVLTAIFVIPIGVGAAIYLEEYYSDNWLSRFIEINIANLAAVPSIIYGLLGLELFVRYLKPITGGGTILAAALTLTVIVLPTVIIASRSALRDIPESIRQGGSAVGMTKGQMLRHLVVPAALPGLLTGILLALSRAVGETAALIAVGAAASVRFLPDLQSQYTALPVQIFYWLQEVDTEVQNNAAAATIVLIILVLSLNIGAFFLREFSRREFT; this is encoded by the coding sequence ATGAGTAGTAATCAAGCCGACATTCAATCCCAAGGGTCTTCTTGGCAACGCAATCTCGCAAGAACCTTTACCATCGAACAGTGGTCACAAAGAGCACTGGCTGTTCTTGGTTCAATTCCAGTTGTGATCACCCTTGCGATCAGTATTATTCTCCTGTTGGAAACCTTTTTATTTTTTCAAGATGTTCCCCTTTGGCAATTTTTAACCGATACCCAATGGACTCCCATGTTTGCTTCTAATGCTCAATATGGGATTTTGGTATTAGCCAGTGCCACCTTTATGGTCAGTGTGATTGCTGCACTCACTGCGATTCCCATTGGTGTCCTTGGGGCTGTCTATTTAGCGGAATATGCCACACCGAGTATTAGACGTTTTCTCAAACCAGCCTTAGAAGCCCTCAGTGGTATTCCCACAGTTGTCTTTGGTTATTTCGCGCTCTTATTTTTCACTCCCTTCCTCAGAAACTTTTTTCCCGAACTCTCAGCATTTAACTCTCTCAGTGCTGGTATTATCGTTGGGATTTTGATTACCCCCACAATTTCTTCGTTGAGTGAAGATGCACTGAGAAATGTTCCGAAAACGATTCGGGATGGGGCTTATGCCTTGGGCTTTACGAAAAGCGAGATGGTGATCAAAATTTTAATTCCTGCTGCGTTTCCAGGCATTATTGCCTCAATCACCCTTGCGATTTCTCAGGCGTTGGGAGAAACCATGATTGTTGCCATTGCTGCGGGTCAAAATCCAAACTTAACGCTGAATCCCTTTGTTCCCGTCGCAACCATGACAGCGTTCATTATTCAAATGAGCTTAGGAACAGTGAACTTTGGCTCGACTGCGTTCCAAACTATCTTTACAGTGGGAACCGTTCTATTTATTATTACCCTTGCTCTCAATAGTTTCGGGAATTGGTTAACTCGTCGCAGTCAAAAAGAAATTTCTGGGATTTTAACTCCTAAAGCTGAGTCTTCAGAGGGGGAAACCTCAACCCGAAGCGAAGCCGAAGAGAGCGCCTTTACAAAAACCTTAGAGGAACGAACCAAAAATCCACAGGAACAAATGGCTTCGCAACCCTATCGGTTATGGCGAGAAGAAGCCTTTCGGATCTTAGCTCTTGTGGCTGCTTTTACTGGCATTGTCGTTCTCTTGGTGCTATTTTTTGACTTAGCACAACGGGGGTTACCCCGAATTGACTGGCAATTTATCACTAGTTTTGCTTCTCGTAAAGCAGATGAATCGGGAATTTTAGCCCCCTTGATGGGAACGATTTGGTTGTTGGTTCTCACTGCTATTTTTGTCATTCCCATTGGGGTGGGGGCTGCTATTTATTTGGAGGAATATTACTCGGATAATTGGCTGAGTCGTTTCATTGAAATTAATATTGCCAATTTAGCTGCTGTTCCTTCCATTATTTATGGTTTGTTGGGCTTGGAGTTATTTGTGCGCTATCTCAAACCAATTACTGGCGGAGGAACAATTCTTGCTGCTGCTCTAACGTTAACCGTGATTGTTTTACCGACGGTCATTATTGCTAGTCGCTCTGCACTGCGGGATATTCCAGAAAGTATCCGCCAAGGAGGATCAGCCGTAGGGATGACTAAAGGACAAATGCTCCGTCATTTAGTGGTTCCTGCTGCACTCCCAGGCTTATTAACAGGAATTTTACTTGCTCTCTCCCGAGCCGTCGGAGAAACTGCAGCTTTAATTGCTGTTGGGGCTGCTGCTTCTGTGCGTTTTTTACCCGACCTACAAAGTCAATATACCGCATTGCCCGTACAAATTTTTTATTGGCTACAAGAAGTGGATACAGAAGTCCAGAATAATGCTGCTGCTGCAACAATTGTTTTAATTATCTTGGTTTTATCATTAAATATTGGGGCTTTCTTTTTAAGAGAATTTTCTCGTCGAGAATTTACATAA
- the petE gene encoding plastocyanin → MKKFGLILSTFLFAIATFVFNVNPAQAETYQVKMGADTGQLKYVPEKLSVKPGDSVEFVMNKLAPHNVVFDPSNVPSGAKSLASSLSANKLLFSPGQSYTVTFPADAPKGEYGYYCQPHRGAGMNGKIIVE, encoded by the coding sequence ATGAAAAAATTTGGTTTAATCCTTTCGACATTCCTGTTCGCGATCGCAACCTTTGTCTTCAACGTTAACCCAGCCCAAGCTGAAACCTATCAAGTCAAAATGGGTGCAGACACTGGACAGTTAAAATATGTTCCTGAAAAGCTCAGTGTCAAGCCTGGTGATAGTGTTGAATTTGTAATGAATAAACTTGCTCCCCATAATGTTGTCTTTGATCCCAGTAATGTTCCCAGTGGTGCAAAGTCTTTAGCAAGTTCTTTAAGTGCGAACAAACTTTTATTTTCTCCTGGACAAAGCTACACTGTAACTTTTCCTGCAGACGCGCCTAAAGGGGAATATGGTTACTACTGTCAACCCCACCGTGGTGCGGGGATGAACGGAAAAATCATCGTTGAATAA
- the petE gene encoding plastocyanin has protein sequence MKPIQTVLTLFLAVTLLLGGCAGSSEAKSPDAQTAPTEETAPSEQTTEPVEEETPATEETAQMEETAEPEEMAAAETESTEIAADVEEDASATGGKTYQVKMGSDTGQLQYVPSKLTIHPGDTVEFVMNKLAPHNVVFDSNGVPSGAKALASSLSKNKLLSGAGESHTVTFPEDAPKGEYKYYCQPHRGAGMNGTIIVE, from the coding sequence ATGAAACCAATTCAAACTGTACTCACGCTTTTTTTAGCAGTAACCCTCCTTTTAGGTGGCTGTGCTGGTTCGAGTGAAGCGAAAAGCCCTGACGCTCAAACTGCTCCCACTGAAGAAACCGCACCAAGCGAACAAACGACAGAACCTGTAGAAGAAGAAACCCCTGCTACAGAGGAAACAGCGCAAATGGAAGAAACCGCCGAGCCTGAAGAAATGGCTGCTGCGGAAACAGAAAGCACGGAAATCGCTGCTGATGTCGAGGAAGACGCAAGTGCGACAGGTGGCAAAACTTATCAGGTGAAAATGGGATCTGATACGGGACAACTGCAATATGTTCCCTCAAAACTGACCATTCATCCTGGTGATACTGTCGAGTTTGTCATGAACAAACTTGCTCCCCATAATGTTGTTTTTGATAGTAATGGTGTTCCTAGTGGCGCGAAAGCACTGGCGAGTTCTCTCAGCAAAAACAAACTCTTATCGGGTGCTGGGGAATCTCACACGGTTACCTTCCCTGAAGATGCTCCAAAAGGAGAATACAAATATTACTGTCAGCCTCACCGTGGCGCAGGAATGAACGGAACAATCATTGTTGAATAA
- a CDS encoding histone deacetylase gives MPLPIIYHPDYVTPLPKGHRFPMAKFSLLQEILIADGVIQPQQVHQPELPPREWLELIHTPDYVDAYCDGTLDPKAQRRIGLPWSPELVRRTCLAVGGTILTAKLALEQGIACNTAGGTHHAFPDYGAGFCIFNDLAVAPAVMLALGLVKKVLIVDLDVHQGDGTAFVFQDDPRVFTFSMHCGDNFPGRKQQSDLDLPLPKGLDDEGYLQILAKHLPEVLAAVQPDLVFYDAGVDPHVDDRLGKLALSDRGLYRRDRLVLSTCLAQDYPTACVIGGGYSEDLEVLAQRHSLLHRAATAVF, from the coding sequence ATGCCCTTACCGATTATTTATCATCCTGATTATGTTACCCCTTTACCCAAAGGACATCGTTTCCCCATGGCAAAATTTAGCCTCTTACAGGAAATTTTAATAGCCGATGGAGTGATTCAGCCTCAACAAGTCCATCAGCCAGAATTACCCCCGCGAGAGTGGTTAGAATTAATTCATACCCCAGATTATGTCGATGCTTATTGCGATGGTACACTCGATCCCAAAGCGCAACGACGGATCGGACTGCCATGGAGTCCAGAATTAGTCCGACGCACTTGTTTAGCGGTTGGCGGGACAATTTTAACGGCAAAACTCGCCCTCGAACAGGGAATCGCCTGTAATACCGCAGGGGGAACTCATCATGCCTTTCCCGATTATGGCGCAGGCTTTTGCATTTTTAATGACCTTGCGGTTGCGCCAGCCGTCATGTTGGCTTTGGGGTTAGTGAAAAAAGTTTTAATTGTGGATCTCGATGTTCATCAAGGGGATGGGACAGCGTTTGTTTTTCAAGATGATCCTCGTGTGTTTACCTTTTCCATGCACTGTGGCGATAACTTTCCAGGACGGAAGCAACAAAGCGATTTAGATCTTCCGTTACCCAAAGGCTTAGATGATGAGGGTTATTTGCAGATTTTGGCAAAACACTTACCCGAAGTCTTGGCTGCTGTCCAACCCGACTTAGTGTTTTATGATGCGGGAGTTGATCCTCATGTGGATGATCGGTTGGGAAAACTCGCCTTAAGTGATCGTGGACTTTATCGGCGCGATCGTCTGGTTTTAAGCACTTGTTTGGCTCAAGACTATCCCACTGCTTGTGTCATTGGCGGGGGGTATAGTGAGGATTTAGAAGTTCTTGCACAACGACACAGCTTATTACATCGGGCTGCAACCGCAGTTTTTTAG
- a CDS encoding ABC transporter permease, with the protein MFSRMIAQCRKELAQFKRDRVTVALAFLLPLGMMLIYGFAIRLEAQNLPLSIHDYDNSPLSRSYVERLFATNQFVPIRHNGDAPHDSLDSDRAIASVVIPPDFSRQIKANKTVDVQVLVDGSDVNNARIAENSIRATTNFFIQTQQSSPPAINAEIRLWFNPGGKESLYIVPGSFAVVLWVFPSMLSAIAVVREKEQGTILQVYASDLKAWEWLFGKVLAYVLIATGEAILVMGIAALLFGIRLATEPTPLIIGTLFYLIASVSFGVFVGTRSNHQNSAVQGTAIAGFLSAFLLSGFIYRVENFPLLLSLISHIIPARYYLLITRDALVRGTGWIGVWYAPLMIGAIALLLLLGSTKIMSRMQLKD; encoded by the coding sequence ATGTTTTCTCGAATGATTGCCCAATGTCGTAAAGAATTAGCGCAATTTAAGCGCGATCGCGTGACGGTCGCCTTGGCTTTTCTTCTCCCTTTAGGAATGATGCTGATTTATGGCTTTGCGATTCGTTTAGAAGCCCAGAATCTTCCTCTTAGTATCCATGATTATGATAATAGTCCCTTGTCTCGCAGTTATGTAGAACGCTTGTTTGCAACCAATCAATTTGTTCCGATTCGGCACAATGGTGATGCTCCCCATGATAGTCTAGATTCAGACCGCGCGATCGCGTCCGTGGTCATTCCTCCCGATTTTTCTCGCCAAATTAAAGCGAATAAAACTGTAGATGTGCAAGTTTTAGTGGATGGGAGTGATGTCAACAATGCCCGGATTGCTGAAAATAGTATTCGCGCTACGACTAACTTTTTTATTCAAACCCAACAGTCCTCTCCACCTGCGATTAATGCGGAAATTCGCCTCTGGTTTAATCCAGGAGGGAAAGAATCGTTATATATTGTTCCAGGATCGTTTGCGGTGGTTTTATGGGTGTTTCCTTCTATGTTAAGCGCGATCGCGGTGGTAAGAGAAAAAGAACAAGGGACAATTTTGCAAGTGTATGCGTCTGATTTAAAAGCATGGGAATGGCTATTCGGAAAAGTATTAGCCTATGTTTTAATCGCAACTGGTGAAGCAATTTTGGTGATGGGAATCGCTGCTTTATTATTTGGAATTCGATTGGCAACTGAACCGACTCCCTTAATCATCGGGACTCTTTTCTATTTAATCGCAAGTGTTTCTTTTGGGGTTTTTGTCGGAACGCGCTCCAATCATCAAAACTCAGCCGTACAAGGAACAGCAATTGCAGGTTTTCTTTCCGCTTTTTTATTATCTGGATTTATTTACCGCGTTGAAAACTTTCCCCTTCTTCTTTCTTTAATTTCTCATATTATTCCGGCTCGTTATTATCTTTTAATCACACGGGATGCCTTGGTTCGCGGAACTGGCTGGATTGGAGTTTGGTACGCACCCTTAATGATTGGCGCGATCGCGCTTTTACTCTTATTGGGTTCAACCAAAATTATGTCAAGAATGCAATTAAAAGATTGA
- a CDS encoding ABC transporter permease: MNLIRRFFATRFWSLVKKEFQQILTNKQIIFLLLFPPTIQLLLLGFALNPNVTELSLGVVDYSQTQESRELVSALTENKTFKVSLNTIQEKKLVEQVRTGSLTTGVIIPPDFREKIIENKTTEIQILIDAVDANTGQIARGYIQQIIRNYNHQIDVSSPSPLINTEIRFLYNPGLISSWFFVPGVMGLVLTLTGSLVSSVTVIREKDVGTLEQLLMTPASAWEILFAKITPLFFLLMGDVFLASMIGWVVFSLPFRGNYFLFLLFSAMYIFVVIGLGMLLATLSKTQQQVVLISFFFNVPLIQLSGAVAPIESMPPFFQFLSFADPMRHYIAIARHLILKEASITPLLPNVIALVFFATLLLGISINRFRRQLT, encoded by the coding sequence ATGAACTTAATCCGTCGTTTTTTTGCAACCCGTTTTTGGTCATTGGTTAAAAAGGAATTTCAACAAATATTGACCAATAAACAAATTATATTTTTACTTCTTTTTCCGCCAACAATCCAACTTTTACTTTTAGGATTTGCCTTAAATCCCAATGTCACAGAACTGAGTTTAGGGGTTGTCGATTATTCCCAAACGCAAGAAAGTCGAGAGTTAGTCTCTGCTTTAACTGAAAATAAGACTTTTAAGGTTAGTTTGAATACTATCCAAGAAAAGAAACTAGTAGAACAAGTCCGCACGGGAAGCCTAACAACAGGCGTAATTATTCCGCCAGATTTCCGAGAAAAAATCATTGAAAATAAAACAACCGAGATTCAAATTTTAATTGATGCTGTTGATGCAAACACAGGACAAATCGCTAGAGGATATATCCAACAAATTATTAGAAATTATAATCATCAAATTGACGTTTCTTCTCCCTCACCGTTAATTAATACAGAAATTAGATTTTTATATAATCCAGGTTTGATTAGTAGTTGGTTCTTTGTGCCTGGGGTGATGGGGTTAGTGTTAACCTTGACGGGCTCTTTGGTTTCTTCTGTGACAGTAATTCGAGAGAAAGATGTGGGAACATTAGAACAATTATTGATGACTCCAGCCTCAGCGTGGGAAATTTTATTTGCCAAGATTACACCTTTGTTTTTTCTGTTAATGGGAGATGTTTTCTTGGCTTCGATGATTGGTTGGGTTGTGTTTAGTCTGCCGTTTCGCGGAAACTATTTCTTATTTCTCCTCTTTTCTGCAATGTATATTTTTGTGGTAATTGGGTTAGGAATGTTGCTCGCTACCTTATCAAAAACACAACAACAAGTGGTTTTGATTTCCTTCTTTTTCAATGTTCCTTTAATTCAGCTTTCGGGTGCAGTTGCGCCCATTGAAAGTATGCCCCCATTTTTTCAATTTCTTTCTTTTGCTGACCCGATGCGTCATTATATCGCGATCGCGCGTCATTTAATCCTCAAAGAAGCAAGCATCACGCCTCTGCTTCCGAATGTGATTGCATTAGTTTTCTTTGCCACTCTCTTACTGGGAATTAGTATTAACCGCTTTCGTCGTCAGTTAACTTGA
- a CDS encoding VOC family protein, with product MTVTRYLHTAILVSDLEKAELFYSDLLKLPKAERSLKFPGVWYQIGDYQIHLIEDKNWKPLEPNPEKWGRCPHLALAVDDLDSIKTDLTAKGYPFQESSSGRAALFTKDPDGNIIELSQA from the coding sequence ATGACAGTCACTCGCTATCTCCACACTGCAATCCTTGTTTCTGATTTAGAAAAAGCAGAATTGTTCTATTCAGATCTCTTAAAATTACCAAAAGCGGAACGGTCTTTGAAGTTTCCAGGCGTTTGGTATCAAATCGGAGATTATCAAATTCATCTCATTGAAGATAAAAACTGGAAACCCTTAGAACCGAACCCTGAAAAGTGGGGAAGATGTCCTCATTTAGCTTTAGCAGTGGATGATTTAGATTCGATTAAAACCGATCTCACCGCAAAAGGATATCCCTTTCAAGAAAGTTCTTCTGGTCGCGCTGCATTGTTTACAAAAGATCCAGACGGAAATATTATTGAACTGAGTCAAGCATGA
- a CDS encoding recombinase family protein, protein MKVVAYCYRDPLLDTPEESDDWGRPVDRVYHDLGGRQEWEQLLEECQENPPETILIKRWGDLGESLEEVRSAIAQLETLGADIITLEEEDSHHQQLFHFVEALHQEQRSRKLRQGHAKSRLNAHPPPGKAPYGYRRGKERYIIDRSTSPVVKDFFEHFLLYGSLRGAVRYLERRYGKKISVATGRRWLTNPVYRGDLGYKNGEVIPNTHVPILTRDEAAQIDRLLRRNRKLPPRTASTPRSLAGLVVCQTCQCPLRITQVTTHRKKREYLYLRPQKCPHSPQCKAIPYEQVLDRTIERVCADLPQAVSQMESQGLTQEKPALEEKIQELQDILTQISQLETHGVLDAETAKLRRYKLRVEIGQYQEKIAQCPPENLSAIAQAVSLPQFWRDLSESERRFYFREFIQQIEIHYEARSQWDLNLVFFI, encoded by the coding sequence ATGAAAGTTGTTGCTTATTGCTATCGTGATCCGCTTTTGGATACCCCAGAGGAAAGCGATGATTGGGGAAGACCTGTGGATCGGGTGTATCATGACCTCGGGGGAAGACAGGAATGGGAACAACTGTTGGAAGAGTGTCAGGAGAATCCTCCAGAAACAATTTTAATTAAACGTTGGGGCGATTTAGGGGAAAGTTTAGAAGAAGTCAGAAGCGCGATCGCGCAATTAGAAACCCTTGGGGCTGATATCATTACCTTAGAAGAGGAAGATTCTCATCATCAGCAGTTATTCCACTTTGTTGAAGCGTTACATCAGGAACAACGCAGTCGCAAACTCCGCCAAGGACACGCCAAAAGCCGTCTCAACGCCCATCCGCCACCAGGGAAAGCCCCCTATGGGTATCGTCGCGGGAAAGAACGTTATATCATCGACCGCAGCACTTCACCCGTGGTTAAAGACTTTTTTGAACACTTTTTATTATATGGTTCTCTGCGCGGTGCGGTTCGTTATTTAGAACGTCGGTATGGAAAAAAAATTTCTGTCGCCACAGGTCGTCGTTGGTTAACCAATCCTGTGTATCGTGGGGATTTAGGCTATAAAAATGGTGAAGTCATCCCCAATACTCATGTTCCCATTCTGACACGAGATGAAGCAGCGCAAATTGATCGCCTGTTACGTCGCAATCGTAAACTTCCCCCTCGTACCGCCAGTACACCACGTTCCCTCGCTGGGTTAGTGGTTTGTCAAACTTGTCAATGTCCCTTACGAATCACTCAAGTGACCACACACCGCAAAAAACGCGAGTATCTCTATCTACGACCGCAAAAGTGTCCCCATTCCCCCCAGTGTAAAGCCATTCCTTACGAACAAGTATTAGACCGTACCATTGAACGGGTGTGTGCGGATTTACCGCAAGCGGTTTCCCAAATGGAGTCTCAGGGGTTAACCCAAGAGAAACCCGCCTTAGAGGAGAAAATTCAGGAGTTACAAGACATTCTCACGCAGATTTCCCAACTCGAAACCCACGGCGTATTGGATGCAGAAACGGCGAAACTGCGTCGCTATAAACTGCGGGTGGAAATTGGACAGTATCAGGAAAAAATAGCGCAATGTCCCCCAGAAAATCTCAGCGCGATCGCGCAAGCGGTTTCTCTTCCTCAATTCTGGCGTGATTTATCCGAATCAGAACGACGATTTTATTTCCGAGAGTTTATTCAACAAATTGAAATTCATTACGAAGCGCGATCGCAATGGGATCTCAATCTTGTATTCTTCATTTAG